CATAGGCAAGAGGGGTGACCTCCCGATGGCATATCAGGCAGGTGGGCAGCGGTCCGCGCCGCGGCCCGTCCCCGAGAGTCCCGAGGCCCAGGCGTATCTGCTGGACTACGCCACGCTGTTGGAGGCCGTCACTTTCCCCTCCGTCGTCATGGATCACCGCTGGGACGTGGTGTTGACCAACGGCGCGTTCAAGTCACTTTTCCGGGCGGTCGGCCCGCATCCGACGGCCATGCCGGGCGACAACTTCCTTCGCTTCGTGCTCTTCCACCCCGACGCGGGCACCGTTCTCGGTGAGCACGAGTCGAGTTGGTGCCTGCCGATGCTGGCCCACTTCGCCGCCGCCGTGGAGAGCCACGGACATGACCACGGGTTGCAGGCGATCCGCCGTGACATCGCCCAGGACCCGATCATGGAAGCCGCCTACCGGCAGGGCCTGCCGCACTGGATCCGCGCGGTCGGCGAGCAGGCGGCCGTGGAGCACGACGGCGCGGTCCGCCCGCTGCTGCACCCCGACCCGCGCTGGGGCGCCACCGACTGCCGTGTCGTCGGCGAGACCCCCAAAACCCTTGAGAACATGGGCTATACGCGTCTGACGCTGGTCCTGCGCGAGGCCCGCCGCGTGCCACCGCCCAGGGTCCGCAGGGCGGGCCGCGGCGCCGGACACCTGAGGGTGGTCTCCGCGGCGGAGTGAGCGCGGGTTCCGTACGGCCCGCCCCAACTCGGCACCCCGGCGGGCGAGTTCTGTGCGGGTCGGCCCCAATTCGACCGCCGCACGGACGAGTTCGGTCACCGCTCCGCGACCACCAACACCAACGGCACCCCGTCGCACGGCACCAGCCGCGCCCCCTGCGCATGTCCGGCCCGGCCCGCCGCGAGGGCCTCCGCGAAGTCCGGCCCCTTGCTGAGCGAGCCGACCAGGTGCCGGGGGTCGGTCGAAGCGGCCACCCTGCCGCGGGCGTTGACCAGCCGGGCCGGTCCCGGCAGCCGGTGCAGCATCGGCATCACGGCCGCCTCGAAGTGCCGTAGATACACGTCCGCCGCGGCCACCCCGGCGAACCGCCCCTCCATCAGGACCGGCGCGGACAGGGTGAGGCTGTACTCGTCCGAGCAGAGGTAGTCGACGTACGGTCCGGCGACCGCCCGCTCCCCGGTGTCGCGGGGCAGCGCGAACCAGTCCCAGTGCGTGTAGTCGGCGTACGCCGAGTGCTCGGGGTCGAGGTCGAGCAGCAGCGGCCGGATGCCGCCGTCGGAGGTGGACTGCCACCACTCCAGCCATGCCGGTACGTCGCTCAGCAGGCCCGGCGCCGCGACGAAGCCGACGCCGGACACCAACTCCTGGCGGGTGAGCCGGAGATGGAGCCCCGGGCGCAGGGCGGCGAGGTCGACGGTCGCCGGGCGGCGGCCCTGCGCGGCCACCTCGGCGAGCAGTGCCGTCGTGTCGGCGCGGGTGGCGGCCACGGCGTCGAACACGGACTCCAGGGCCGAGCGGACCCCGGCCGCGACGGACTGCTCGGGTGCCGTGGCCGGTGTTGCCGTCGCGAGGCTCATGCGTGCCCTCCAGCAGGCGGGGAGCGGACGCGGTGACGGGCTACAGGGCCAGCCGCTCGGCGATGAGCCGTGCCGTGGATTCCTGCACGCACCGCTCGGCCAGCTCCCTGGCCGAATCGTGGGCCCCATCTTGCACGGCCGAGATTACGGAGCGGTGACGGGCTGCGGCTTCTTCACGATATTCGTCGTTCCCGAGCACGAGACACAGCAGGGCGCCCACCTCGGTCTGCAACGCGACCTGTTCGCGGGTGAGCCGGGCCGACTGCGCGGCGGCGGCGAGCTCGACGTGGAAGCGACCGTACACCCGGCCGCGCGCCGCCGCGTCCTCGGCGTGCGTCAACTCATCGGCCGTACGCCGGAGTTGGACCAGGTCCTCCGGCTCGGTGCGCTGTGCGGCGAGCCGGGCCGCGGTGCCGGACAGGGCCGCCCAGTGGTCGCCCAGGTCGCGCAGCTCCTCGGTGCTCCAGCCGCGCAGCCGGACCTTCAGCCGCTCCTCGCCCGGGACTTCGGGCAGCGACACGAAGCTGCCGCCGCCGCGCCCCCGGCGGGTGGTCACGAGCCCCTGCTGGCGCAGCGCCATCAGCGCCTCCCGCAGGGTCACCGTGGACACGCCGAGCTGCCCGGCGAGCTCGCTCTCGCCCGGGAGCTGCTCGCCCTCGGAGAGCAGTCCGAGTTCGATGGCGTCCCCGAGCCGGCTGACGACGGCGTCGACCCGCGCCCGGTTGTCGACCGGGGCGAAGACGGCTTTCCGGGCGCCGCCGTTCATGTGCTGCTGGTTCACGGCCACCACCTTGCACGTTGACTCAAGCTTTACCCTAAGGGGGTCTTGAGCTTTGAACTATGACTTCATATGTTTCCGTGCAACGTCACAGAGCACCAGAAAGGTTCCCGCCCATGGAGGGGATTGCGATCCGGCTGCGGGATCTGCGGAAATCGTTCGGGGAGACGACCGCCGTGGCCGGGGTCGACCTGGAGATCAGGGACGGCGAGTTCTTCTCGATGCTCGGCCCGTCCGGCTCCGGCAAGACGACCGTGCTCCGCATGATCGCCGGCTTCGAGAGCCCCACCGGGGGCACCGTCGAACTCGCCGGCCAGGACGTCACCGGCCTCGCCCCCTTCGAACGGGACGTCCACACCGTCTTCCAGGACTACGCCCTCTTCCCGCACATGACGGTCGAGGAGAACGTCGCCTACGGCCTCAAGGTCCGCAGGGTCCCCAAGTCCGAACGCCTCGTCCGCGCCCGAAAGGCCCTGACTGAAGTGCGACTTGAGGGCTACGGCAGCCGCCGCCCCGCCCAGCTCTCCGGCGGCCAGCGCCAACGCGTCGCCCTCGCCCGCGCCCTCGTCGGCCGCCCCCGGGTGCTGCTCCTCGACGAACCGCTCGGCGCCCTCGACCTCAAGCTGCGCGAGCAGATGCAGGTCGAACTCAAGGCGCTCCAGCGGGAGGTGGGCATCACCTTCGTCTTCGTCACCCACGACCAGGAGGAGGCCCTGACGATGAGCGACCGCATCGCCGTCTTCAACGAGGGCCGCATCCAGCAGGTCGGCACCCCCGCCGAGGTCTACGAACGCCCCGCGACCCCCTTCGTCGCGTCCTTCGTCGGCACCTCCAACCTGCTGGAGGGCGAGTCCGCCCAGCGCGTCGTCGGCACCCCGGGCACCTACAGCATCCGGCCCGAGAAGATCCGCGTCCTCAAGGACTCCGCCGAGCCTGACGACCCGGACCGAGAGAGCCCGGACCATGAGAGCCAGGAACACGAGAGCGCCGTAGGCACCGTCGCCGAGGTCGTCTACCTCGGGGACTCCACCCGCTTCCTCGTCGACCTCGACGCCGGCGGCCGCCTCACCGCACTCCAGCAGAACCTGGAGACCTCCGCCGAGGACGTCGCCGCCTACCGCGGCAGCCGGGTGCGACTGCAATGGCACCGGCGCCACACGGTGCACGTTCCCGACACCCGCTGACCCTGACCCGCTCGCTCCCTCGCCCATCTCCTCCACCCATGGAGAACGTCGTGCGTCTCACCCGAACCCTCCAGGTGGCGGCCTGTGCCGCCGTCCTGCTCGCCGCCACCGCCTGCGGCTCCTCCGACAGCGGTTCGTCGGGCGGCGGCCTCAACCCCCCTGATCTCACAGCCCAGTCGAAGCTCGGCAAGAGCGAGGGCGAGGTCAACCTGATCGCCTGGGCCGGCTATGTCGAGGACGGCTCCAACGACCCCAAGGTGAACTGGGTCAGCGACTTCGAGAAGCAGACGGGCTGCAAGGTCAACTCGAAGGTCGCCGCCAGCTCCGACGAGATGGTCAAGCTGATGAAGACCGGTGAGTACGACGCCGTCTCCGCCTCCGGCGACGCCTCCCTGCGCCTCATAGCCTCCGGCGACGCGGCCCCCGTCAACACGAACCTGGTCCCCAACTACAAGGACATCTTCCCGGACTTGAAGCTCCAGGCCTGGAACTCGGTCAAGGGCAAGGCCTACGGGATCCCGCACGGACGCGGCGCCAACCTGCTGATGTACAACACCCAGAAGGTCACCCCCGCCCCGACCTCCTGGGCCGCGGTCTTCGACGACGCCTCGAAGTACAAGGGCCACGTCACGGCGTACGACTCACCGATCTACATCGCCGACGCGGCCCTCTATCTCAAGGCCGCCAAGCCCGAGTTGAAGATCAAGGACCCCTACGCGCTCGACCAGAAGCAGTTCGACGCGGCCGTCGCCCTGCTGAAGAAGCAGAACGCGGACATCGGCGAGTACTGGAGCGACTACCTCAAGGAGATCTCCGCCTTCAAGAGCGGTGACTCCGTCGTCGGCACCACCTGGCAGGTCATCGCCAACCTCACCGCCGACGAGGGCACCAGGATCAAGGCCTTCGTGCCCAAGGAGGGTTCGACCGGCTGGTCCGACACCTGGATGATCTCCGCCAAGGCCAAGCACCCCAACTGCGCCTACCAGTGGCTCAATTGGATCGTCTCCCCGAAGGTCAACGCCCAGGTCGCCGAGTACTTCGGTGAGGCCCCCGCCAACTCCAAGGCGTGCGCCGAGACCAGCGACAAGAACTTCTGCACCACCTACCACGCCGCCGACACCGCGTACTGGAAGAACATCGCCTTCTGGAACACGCCCATCGAGCAGTGCCTCGACGGCCGTACGGACGTCAAGTGCGTGCCGTACGCCAAGTGGGTGCAGGCCTGGACCGAGATCAAGGGCTGAGACATGTCCTTGCTGAACCGGACCGCGGGGGCGCTGTACCGGCGCCCCCGGCTACGGCTCTCCCTGCTGCTCACCGCGCCGCTGCTGTGGCTCGCCGTGCTCTATCTCGGCTCCCTGAGCGTGCTGTTCGTCTCCGCGTTCTGGACGACGGACTCCTTCACCTCCGAGGTCGTGAAGGTCTTCTCGACCGACAACTTCCACGAGCTGTTCACGGTGCCCGTGTACCGGCAGGTCATCCTGCGCAGCATCGGCGTCGCACTCGTCGTCACGGTCCTGTGCGCCGTGATCGCGTTCCCGCTCGCCTTCTACACGGCACGCGTCGCCAAGGCGAAGTGGCGCCCGCTGCTGGTGGTCGCCATCCTCACCCCGCTGTGGGCCAGTTACCTCGTCAAGGTGTACGCGTGGCGGCTCATCCTGTCCCAAGGCGGCCTGGCCGACTGGATGTTGAAGCCGTTCGGCCTGAGCGGACCCGGGTTCGGACTGCCCGCGACCGTCCTCACCCTGACGTACCTCTGGCTGCCGTACATGGTCCTGCCGATCCACACCGCGCTGGAGCAGCTGCCCGCCAACCTCCTCGACGCGTCAGCCGACTTGGGTGCGCGGGCCGGGCGGACCTTCCGGTCGGTCGTGCTGCCGATGGTGCTGCCGTCCGTCGCCGCCGGCTCCGTCTTCACCTTCTCGCTCAGCCTCGGCGACTACATCACCGTGCAGATCGTCGGCGGCAAGACCCAGCTCATCGGCAACCTCGTCTACTCCAACATCGAACTCAACCTGCCCATGGCCGCCGCCCTCGGCACCGTCCCCGTCGTCGTCATCGTGGTGTACCTGCTCGCGATGCGCCGCACGGGCGCGCTCAGCAGCCTGTAGATGATTCCCTCCAGCCTCCGAAGGGGGTGACATGTCATGCAGCTCTCCCGTTCCGCGCGTATCGCCCTGCGCGTTGCCGCCGGGTTCGGCTTCGCGGTGATCTACGTCCCGCTCCTGCTCGTCCTGGTCAACTCCCTCAACCCGGAC
The nucleotide sequence above comes from Streptomyces sp. N50. Encoded proteins:
- a CDS encoding cache domain-containing protein, producing the protein MSLATATPATAPEQSVAAGVRSALESVFDAVAATRADTTALLAEVAAQGRRPATVDLAALRPGLHLRLTRQELVSGVGFVAAPGLLSDVPAWLEWWQSTSDGGIRPLLLDLDPEHSAYADYTHWDWFALPRDTGERAVAGPYVDYLCSDEYSLTLSAPVLMEGRFAGVAAADVYLRHFEAAVMPMLHRLPGPARLVNARGRVAASTDPRHLVGSLSKGPDFAEALAAGRAGHAQGARLVPCDGVPLVLVVAER
- a CDS encoding ABC transporter permease, yielding MSLLNRTAGALYRRPRLRLSLLLTAPLLWLAVLYLGSLSVLFVSAFWTTDSFTSEVVKVFSTDNFHELFTVPVYRQVILRSIGVALVVTVLCAVIAFPLAFYTARVAKAKWRPLLVVAILTPLWASYLVKVYAWRLILSQGGLADWMLKPFGLSGPGFGLPATVLTLTYLWLPYMVLPIHTALEQLPANLLDASADLGARAGRTFRSVVLPMVLPSVAAGSVFTFSLSLGDYITVQIVGGKTQLIGNLVYSNIELNLPMAAALGTVPVVVIVVYLLAMRRTGALSSL
- a CDS encoding ABC transporter substrate-binding protein is translated as MRLTRTLQVAACAAVLLAATACGSSDSGSSGGGLNPPDLTAQSKLGKSEGEVNLIAWAGYVEDGSNDPKVNWVSDFEKQTGCKVNSKVAASSDEMVKLMKTGEYDAVSASGDASLRLIASGDAAPVNTNLVPNYKDIFPDLKLQAWNSVKGKAYGIPHGRGANLLMYNTQKVTPAPTSWAAVFDDASKYKGHVTAYDSPIYIADAALYLKAAKPELKIKDPYALDQKQFDAAVALLKKQNADIGEYWSDYLKEISAFKSGDSVVGTTWQVIANLTADEGTRIKAFVPKEGSTGWSDTWMISAKAKHPNCAYQWLNWIVSPKVNAQVAEYFGEAPANSKACAETSDKNFCTTYHAADTAYWKNIAFWNTPIEQCLDGRTDVKCVPYAKWVQAWTEIKG
- a CDS encoding ABC transporter ATP-binding protein; amino-acid sequence: MEGIAIRLRDLRKSFGETTAVAGVDLEIRDGEFFSMLGPSGSGKTTVLRMIAGFESPTGGTVELAGQDVTGLAPFERDVHTVFQDYALFPHMTVEENVAYGLKVRRVPKSERLVRARKALTEVRLEGYGSRRPAQLSGGQRQRVALARALVGRPRVLLLDEPLGALDLKLREQMQVELKALQREVGITFVFVTHDQEEALTMSDRIAVFNEGRIQQVGTPAEVYERPATPFVASFVGTSNLLEGESAQRVVGTPGTYSIRPEKIRVLKDSAEPDDPDRESPDHESQEHESAVGTVAEVVYLGDSTRFLVDLDAGGRLTALQQNLETSAEDVAAYRGSRVRLQWHRRHTVHVPDTR
- a CDS encoding FadR/GntR family transcriptional regulator; protein product: MNGGARKAVFAPVDNRARVDAVVSRLGDAIELGLLSEGEQLPGESELAGQLGVSTVTLREALMALRQQGLVTTRRGRGGGSFVSLPEVPGEERLKVRLRGWSTEELRDLGDHWAALSGTAARLAAQRTEPEDLVQLRRTADELTHAEDAAARGRVYGRFHVELAAAAQSARLTREQVALQTEVGALLCLVLGNDEYREEAAARHRSVISAVQDGAHDSARELAERCVQESTARLIAERLAL